One segment of Carya illinoinensis cultivar Pawnee chromosome 1, C.illinoinensisPawnee_v1, whole genome shotgun sequence DNA contains the following:
- the LOC122312270 gene encoding protein CURVATURE THYLAKOID 1B, chloroplastic: MASTSSSTLTISSSSTLLDGRAPRCSPAASSQCVTFPTLPPPQVQSQNRPWKTTAYCSKIARNVMAMATGEAPAEVAAYELPEMVRTAQEAWDKVEDKYAVSSLAVAGAVGLWVSTGMVSALDRLPLIPGALELVGIGYTGWFAYKNLIFKPDRECLIQKIRDTYKEIIGST, translated from the exons ATGGCCTCAACCTCTTCCTCCACGCTTACAATCTCCTCTTCATCGACCCTTCTTGATGGAAGGGCTCCTCGTTGTTCACCTGCAGCATCATCACAATGCGTGACGTTCCCCACACTGCCCCCACCTCAAGTGCAGTCTCAGAACCGACCTTGGAAGACCACTGCCTATT GCAGTAAGATTGCTCGCAATGTCATGGCCATGGCCACCGGAGAGGCACCGGCAGAAGTTGCCGCGTATGAGCTGCCAGAGATGGTCAGAACAGCTCAAGAAGCT TGGGACAAAGTGGAAGACAAGTATGCAGTGTCTTCACTTGCAGTTGCTGGTGCGGTTGGATTGTGGGTCTCCACTGGAATGGTGTCG GCACTTGATAGGCTTCCTCTAATTCCTGGCGCGCTTGAGCTTGTTGGCATTGGCTATACTGGA TGGTTTGCGTACAAGAACCTGATCTTCAAACCAGACAG GGAATGTTTGATACAGAAGATAAGAGACACATACAAGGAGATAATCGGGAGCACCTAG